Within Babylonia areolata isolate BAREFJ2019XMU chromosome 3, ASM4173473v1, whole genome shotgun sequence, the genomic segment GTGAATTTACCAGGCGTGATCCTTTCAAGTGGCCGCGAAGAGTAATATTTCATTTAAAGAATTCatgtgatagtaaaacaaaattggcatacgcttgcagacagaaaaacaacaacaacaacaacaacaacaaaacatggatgGCGTTATGCTGtgacgacacgctctccccggggagagtagcccgtgtttcacacagagaaatctgcggAGATGTAAagtaatagaatacaacacaatacaatataatacaatacaataccaaaaaaaataataaagtacaatacagtgcaatacagtagcagtatcagtagctgaaggaggatacgctacaccacatctgccaagcagatgcctgaccagcagcgtaacctaacgcgcttagtcaggccttgagaagaaaaaaataaaataataataataatcataataataacaataataataaataaataaataaataaatattttttaattaaaaaaaaaaataatggatacttatatagcacactatccagaaatctgctctaaaataaaataaaataaatacaataaaaaataacaaaaatgaaaaataaaaaaaataatttttaaaaaataataaatttaaaaaaataggataaaaaaaataataaattaaaaaaaaaagtgctatacAACggattgcaatgcaatacaatattgaTCTGAAGCTCCTATACACCAGTttgtgggcggtgggggggggggggggggggggggggcctaggCTGTAATGACCCATTTCTCGTTCGGTTCGTTTAGCTGAGCAAATCATGACACTTGCATCTTGTTTCAGACTGATAACGCTTTTCAAGCTCACCACCAAAACGACCACCGATGGGCAGTTCCTGCTCCACTAAGAAAGACCCGAACGCAGACAGCGCCACCGACCTGCTGCGGAAAGAGCTGATGACCATTATCCCCAGCTACATCATCATCTGCAGGCAGCACGAGCAGGCTCGTCTGGCTGTCTCCAGACTCTCGGACTTCAAGCGCATCAAGAAGATCGGGTCTGGACGTTTCAACTCCGTGTACTGCGTGTCCGAGCGACGCAGCAACAAGGTGCTGGCGATGAAGGAAGTGTATCGAGGGAAGCTCGAGATCTACAATATGGAGCCAAGGCTGGAGAGAGAGCATATCGTGCTATCcgaggtctggggggggggggggggggtgctggggggttcatcgcatcatcgtcaccaccatcctcgtcatcctcgtcgtcgtcgtcttgatCGTCaatgtcgtcatcattatcttcaccGTCACTGGCGTCAgcgcgttctttctttctttttctttctttcttttttttttatttttattttatttttttttttatcttggggtgttatcatcgtcatcctcctcctcctcctcgtcttcgttGTCGTGATCGTCggtgtcgtcatcattatcttcaccGTCAGCGTTCTgtcgtttgtctttgtttttttctttttcttcttggggtgttttttgttgttgttgctggttgtttttttgtttgttttttttttgtttttttcttttggtttttttgtttgtttatttgtttgttttttccctgccttatcatctgcaccgtttcagtggcattactcccatgctgctcatttagattcccccatacacggctacacccgggttcgtccgtcacagttccagcgtcagcagtccgcagggaaccatcgatgtaggtcgacagaaggccacacaccagaggagaccatgcactgctgctgagtctgttctgatttaacgtatgaggacacctcctactaagccccctactaacgacaataatggtttagtcgcggagccacactgagtgagcgtccctcccagagtggaggccgccaccacgtcccccaaacaacagccctccatgaatctgcctaCACTGAAGACATAGACGGACTCACCCctagcacggaagtggaggggtaacgaaactgaggtcaccgtgagagcagggcatgaaaagccacagattttgagactgttttgtttatattgatgttcatgaaggaggatgacgatgacgatgttgctatggaggtccattttggtttgggattggtttacgcttcctgtcataatgatatcccggcgttaactaggcctgagagatacagacacttgcagtgttggtcaggtaatcagagcaacacacgcaaagacgcatccgtgaagtggatgatactcgactgtgtggtgccagtctccccatttaagcccacagcacactcagctctgggtaggaaccggccacgggccgaaaaaccctcctccgctgggattcgaacccgcgtgctcccagccgtcagtcggcgacgctaaccacttcgccacggcagctggttctTCTTGGGCTGTTatgatcgtcatcgtcatcctcgttTTCGTTGTCATGATCGTTagtgtcgttatcattatcttttACCGTCagcttactttcttcttcttcttctgttcataaTTCTGGTTATTGTTTCAATGTAATGATCACGATTGCTAATTGCTGCGTGGTTTTACTATTAACTGACTGTTCACTGACAGACAAGAGCGATAATTACTGCGTGATAACACGGACAACCGGAGTAATTACTTCGGCTGATCATTTATAGTGTGGTTTTACTGACTTAAACAGGGGTAGTAACTGTCGTtaatttcttgcttttttttttctcatcttttcgtgtgtgtttttttgttttttttttgttgttgttgtttttttagtgacaACATGAGTAATGTAACAATTACTTTGCTTATTTTTACTTCGGTATCATACTGACTGATAGCTGGCAACAtgaagtagcacacacacacacacacacgtgcgcgcgcgcgcgcacggattAAAAACAAATGCTTATCGACGCACAGCTtgagcaacaaaaaaagaagagactgaACCTTACTGCCTTCACCCGCCCTAAACCTTCCAAGCACTCTCTCCTCGCATTGTCTCCCCATCTCatggtctgtttgtgtgcatgcatgcatgtacgttcgtgcatgtatatatatgtgtgtgtgtgtgtgtgtgtgtgtgtaatcgtgtaCAGTTTGCTGTGCACATTGCACtcagtatgtctttttttttaatgcatagtCTTGTCAAAGGTTCTGTAAGGTTTTCTCACTTagttggatcagtctgcatgctttgatgtATTTAACGTATTGATGTGTATTCTTAATGATACTATTGCGTTGTAGAGCGCTTAGAGCAAATGCATATTTTGACTAGGCGCTGtgaataagtagtagtagtagttgttgtgtagtagttgttgttgctgatgatgcagTAATGTTGCCAAAATTAGTGGCTTGGGTCCGCAAGACGTGACACATCCACTGACCGTTGCGGCCGCCGCATACAAGAGCAGACGACAGATTAAGTAACCAATGGCGCATTAATACATAATGGCGGTGCACCATTTCAAATTTTAAACCAAGCCTATTTATATGAAAAGAAtgccattcatttatttattaaaaaaaaaaaaaaaaaaaaaaaaagtattatgcgCTCAGATCAGGCCTGTTGTGTGCTGTGCCTAGATACACTTAGATCAGTTAGACATTCACTTAGATCAGTTCTAAGGATTTTGATGGACGCTATGATTACGCCATTTTTCTGCATTCgtcacatataatgatatattctTAAATTCTGTATGTGATTGCTTGTCTGTACACTAACACCACACTGTTTTAATGTTCTGATTACCAGTATTATTagtatcgtcatcgtcgtcatcatcatcaccgttgatgttgttgtttcattgaAACATTCAAAACGTTGTCCCCGCGACAGCTGAAGAGCTTCTGGCTGGTGGAGATGTTCCGGTGGTTCGAGACCCCCACCAAGCTTGTCATGCTGCTGGAGATGCTGCCGGGGCCCAGCCTGGTGCGAGTGGCCAAGGACGGCGCCGTCAGCCCCCTCCTGCTGCGCTGGTACGCCGCCGAGATGCTGATGGCCATCCTGGCCGTGCACCGGCACGGCTTCATCCACCGCGACATCAAGCTGGCCAACTTCCTCCTCAGCTACGGCCACGTCAAGCTGTGCGACTTCGGCTCCTGCATCCGCTTCCTGCCTCCCGATACTGCTAACAAGGTGAgttttgtggggtgtgggtgggaggaggtttgcggggtgagagggggggtgggataaCCGGAAGCCATATTTCCTGTAGGCttttttatgtgaaggtcagactGTGTGACTTCGGTCCTGCATCCCCGTTCCTGACTCCCGAGACGGCCATAATGGcgaattgtttgggttttttggggtgggggtatggggggtgggtggggagggggactggaAGCCAAATTTCCCGTAGGCTATCAGACTGTGTGACTTTGGCTCCTGCATTCGGTTCTTGCTTCCCGAGACGGCTAGAAGTGTgagtttgggaggggggaggggagaggtagatgggaggggtaggggtgggggtaactGGAAGCCATTTTTTCCTTAGGGTTTATACGAAGGTCACTATCAGACTGTGTGACTTTTTGGCTCCTGTGTTCGGTTTTTGCCTCCCTCCCAAGACTGCTAGAACAGTGAGTTGGggcgggggacagggagggagggggagttaaCTGGAAGCTATATTTCCCGTAAGATTTTATCATGCAGATGTCGCTATCATCAGACTGTATGACTTTTTGGTTCCTGCGTTCAGTTCATGTCTCCTGAGACTGCTAGAATAGTGAgtttgagggtggaggggggcaggggtgggggttaacTGGAGGCCACATTTCCCGTGAGGGTTTATCATGCGAAGGTCACTATCATCTGACTTTTTGGCTCCTGCATTTGGTTCTTGCCTCCTGAGACTGCTAGAATAGCGAgggatttttggggggtgggatggcgggaagggggggcgggggggggaggggggttggggttaaCTTGAAGTCATATTTCGTGtagggtttatgtgaaggtcagactGTGCGACTTCGGATCCTGCATCCAGTTCTTGCCTCCCGAGACGGCTAGAAGTGTgagtttgggaggggggtggtaaggGGGTTAACTGGAAGCCATTATTTCACGTAGACTATCAGACTGTGTGTCTTTTGCTCCTGCATTCGGTTCTTATCTCCCGAGACTGCTAGGATagtgagtttgtttgtgtttggttgttgttgttgtgtttttttgtgtgcgtttttttttttttttttttttttttttttggaggggtgtggggggtaactGGAAGTCATATTTCCCTGAGGGTTTATACGAAGGTCACTATCAGACTGTGTGACTTTTTGGCTCCTGTGTTCGGTTTTTGCCTCCCGAGACTGCAAAAACAGTGAGTTGAggcgggcgggaggggggggaggggcgggggtgggggtggggggcagggagggagggggagtcaaCTGGAAGCTATATTTCCCGTAAGATTTTATCATGCAGAGGTCATTATCATCAGACTGTGTGACGTTTATTGCTCCTGTGTTCGGTTTTTGCCTCCCGAGACTGCAAGAACAGTGAGTtgaggcgggaggaggggggtgggggcggagaggagagggagggaagggggagtgagttAACTGGAAGATTTTATCACGCGAAGGTCGCTATCATCACACTGGTGTGACTTTTTGGCTTCTGCGTTCGGTTCTTGCCTTCTGAGTTTGCTAGAATAGtgagtttggagggggggggggggggtgaggaaggggggttaACTGGAAGCTATATTTCCCGtagggtttatgcgaaggttacTATCAGTCTGTGTGACTTTTTGGCTCCTTAGTTCAGTTCTTGCCTCCCGAGACTGCTGGAATGGtgagtttgggtgggtgggtgtgtgtgtgttgggggggggggggggggcagagggaaagggggggggggcacttaaCTGGACTTGCCATATTTTCCGTAatggtttatgcgaaggtcactATGAGACTGTGTGACTTTTTGGCTCCTGTGTTCGGTTTTTGCCTCCCGAGACTGCAAGAACAGTGAGTtgaggcgggaggagggggtgggggcggagaggagagtgagggagggggggagttaacTGGAAGATTTTATCACGCGAAGGTCGCTATCATCACACTGGTGTGACTTTTTGGCTTCTGCGTTCGGTTCTTGCCTTCTGAGTTTGCGAGAATAGtgagtttggagggggggggggggggtgaggaaggggggttaACTGGAAGCTATATTTCCCGTAGGGTTTATGCAAAGGTTACTATCAGTCTGTGTGACTTTTTGGCTCCTTAGTTCAGTTCTTGCCTCCCGAGACTGCTGGAATGGtgagtttgggtgggtgggtgtgtgtgtgttgggggggggggggggggggggcagagggaaaggggggggggggcacttaaCTGGACTTGCCATATTTTCCGTAatggtttatgcgaaggtcactATGAGACTGTGTGACTTTTTGGCTCCTGTGTTGAATTCTTGCCTCCCGAGACTGCTAGAACTGTGAGttgaggcgggtgggggtgggggtgaggggggggagatggggggaaactGGAAGACATATATTTCCCCGTAAGGTTTATCATGCGAAGGTCACTATCAGACTGTGTGATTCTGGCTCCTGTGTTCGGTTCTTGAGACGGCAAGAATAGTGAGTTTGGGGGGAGGGactgaggtggggagggaggggggtttaaCTGGGAGCCATATTTCACCGTAGGGTGTATGCGAAGCAAGGGTTACTATCATCAGACTGTGTGACTTTTTGGCTTCTGCGTTCGGTTCTTGCCTCCTGAGTTTGCTGGAATAGTGAGTTTGGAGGGGTTCGGGGaggaaggggacggggggggggggggggttaactggAAGCTATATTTCCCTGAGGGATAATGTGAAGTGAAGGTCACTATCAGATTGTGTGACTGACATTTTGGCTTCTGCGTTCGCTTCTTGCCTCACGAGACTGCTAGAACAAtgagtttggggagggggggggaggtggaggagggaggggtgattaACTGGAAGACATATATTTCCATGTACGGTTTTTCATGCGAAGGTCACTATCAGACTGTGTGATTTTGGCTCTCTCGAGACCGCAAGAATAGTGAATAGTGAGTgttggaggagggatggggagggaggggggtttgaCTGGAAGCAATATTTCCAGTAGGGTTTATGCGAAGCAAAGGTCACTATCATCAAACTGTGTGACCTTTTTGGTTCCTGCGTTCGGTTCTTACCTCCTGAGACTGCTAAAATagtgagctttttttctttttttggggggggtggggtggggggggggttgggcgggggacggttgggatgggttggggcttaggagaagggggtgcggggaggggaggggtgcgttAACTTGAAGCCATATTTGCCCGTAGGGGTTTATGCGAAGCGAAGGTCACTATCATCAGACTGTGTTACTTTTTGGCTTCTGCGTTTGCTTCTTGCCTACCAAGACTGCCAGAATAGTGAGtttgttggggaggagggggggaaggagagaagggagggagggggggttaactGGAAGCCATAAATTATTTCCCCTTAGGGTTTATGCGAAGCGAAGGTCACTATCAGATTGTGTGAATGAGTATTTGCTTTGTACGCATGCTCATATAACTTTCAAGTACCCCTGGAGGGCATTGAAACAtttacattcattcatcctttacacatatcGTACAAacatgcccagtgtgtgtgtatgtgtatgtgtgtgtgtgtgtgtgtgtgtgtgtgtcccatttcatgtcatgccatgtcatgtcatgtcatgtcatgtcacgaCGCACCAGGTGTTTCCCGACGTGGAGGAGCTGCAAGAGGTGCCCCCCGCACACGTCCGGGTGCTGCGCCAGGCGACCATCAGGGACCAGCAGTTCAAACCCATGGTCCCTCACGGCACGTCTTACTACTGCGCCCCCGAGGTGATCCGCCTGGCCACCCGGGAGCCCTCCTTGGCCCCTTACACCTACCTGTGTGACTACTGGTCCTACGGCGTCTGTCTCTACTACCTGTCCTTCCGCCGCTTGCCCTTCCACTCCGATCACTACGTGAAggtagggggttgttttgtgtgtgtgtgtggtggtggcttgggtttgtgtgtgtgtgtgtgtgtgtttgtgtgtgtgtgtgtgtgtgtttgttgttgttgttgttgttttgtttttgttgctttttgctttctttttgcttttcttttcatggcttctgttgcatgcaggtcatagaGCACCAGCACACCagcatttttttcctctctctctctctctctctctctctctttccctctctctctgtctctcttttttaatgCTTCACATGCACATGGAGCAccagcatttctctctctctctctctctctctctctctctgtgtctctctctctctttaatgtggagtgatggcctagaggtaacgagtccgcctaggaaacgagagaatctgagcgtgctggttcgaatcacgggtcagcccccgatattttctccccctcaactagaccttgagtggtggtctgaacgctagtcattcggatgagacaataaaccgaggtcccgtgtgcagcatgcacttagcgcacgtaaaagaacccacggcaacaaaaaggttgttcctggcaaaattctgtagaaaaatccgctgagacaggaaaaccaaataaaactgcacgtagaaaaaaatacaaaaaaaatgggtggcgctgtagtggtgcttcacatgccttcttcattggttgtccgaaaaaacaacaacttttttttcgtttttttccttttcggtttgttgttgtttttttgtggtcataTTTTGTCTTTATTTACCTGTCCTTCCGCTGCTTGCCATcattttttcttgcttttctttcttcttcttcttcttctttttttcttcttccttttttctcagATAATTTCCCCCACTAATGCACGGTTTCTGTTAACTAAGTATTATCCCAAGTCTGCATCAGGCAGTATTATGATATAGCAGTgtccgagtggttattcaagggtacggacggtacaaaagaactaactaaatgatgatttactgtattaaaggatattgagaagaattcccgcgcacaggccaggaacatatagaggccagtcacaaatgggtttttctattgttttatttacaacagttatgagaacataagaaaagaagacaaataatgagagaagaacagaagaagactggaagagaagacctaagagaagacagtgcctggaatgacacaaacaaatgtcattagcacaacatgtcggcacaagtgaataataaagcacatgtatacatattacatggaaagattaccacttggtaatgcatgtgtgaagaccaaacactgacatcaaatgacatatctaatacatttaaatagtgtggataaagtggttgaagctatgctgatttagtgaaagtatactgacagtatagattaggtaaagcttatactgtgtcaaagtgactcaaatgaatcagtttatcatgtagcactatactggagtaagccgtataggagagagcatgataagtaaattacaattaacagactgatacatatcaggtggttttaaccaatgactgatattaatccaacactatcttgtaatcatgacagaatactacacacatcttagagtactgagaatcagtgaaacactaaccttcatcagtgacagcaaatgagaaagaacgtgtcatatgcactcactagaatattatcgaacaaactattagtgtccagagacgtcactgactgtgacgttaagaagaatcaaatggaacactgctccaagcatatgacgacatgacaattatttagatcaatcatagccaagctgtgactaacatgtcaaagcaataactgaacatactcatatgaacacaagtactgtggcgaacaatacaatttacaaatcaacacaatctACAcatagtacttacagcgatacgtagcgaggtgtcagccattgtgagaacacatacaacacacactcgcactgcttgcaacacagcaagagagatagagagagagcagctctggtcagaccactgaccaggtatgaaatgaccactcatcactcactgtgccaatttatgcaggttaagcgaaccacaaagacagtcacgtgtgctgcggaCAGATCGAgactaatctggccaaatctgacaacaactgtgtttcttacaaggtgttcagtgacagatttctaaatgattcctgaaccgatttacgccGGATAAGTTGCAAAACAGAGAGCTTaatgcctactttctaatgagtataaaatgaagtgttgattatttacacTAAAttcataatcttaatttaagtcacctgaatagggtcagttttaacgagctcgtcgctgaaaattacaaattgtgttaaatcagtttaacgtaggcagacataaatggaatagacttaaagatggaattgcgacgattctgccagtatacaaTACTTgctgtttactgatctgacaaaagagttattaataaagtacggtggagcagaaacacaagtttccactCAGCCAATGATGTACCGTGACACTGATCGAACAGCGAgcgtgtggcgagaaggacagaatgacgtaagcttagcgtcagctgaaatctttagactgacgaacgattaactgaaatcaaacatgCTTCTAATtgctttaagggtgtgtgtaagcacaacaaatataacattacagtAAACGATACCTACACCaaaattaatacatgttcggagcagtgtagaatgggcatggtttattcaaatttggaatggcgtcgtgctttatgccagagtcattgaaagacagcaggtacgctgtgactacaaaaatggcgtctgctacagctcagctttcggcttgcactgtgaattgaactaaggttatttgtagccagtgAAGTACTAAGTttatttgtagccagttaagtactaaggttatttgtagccagttaagcgcttggctacaatgATAAAACAGTTGACTATTCTCGTTTCATGGACAATTCCAAAGAGTCCTTAAGTACACTTATGGAGATGTCTGGTTTTTTGgttgctcatttgtgtgtgtgtgtgtgtgtgcgcgcgagtgcatGCGTTTGTGAAGGTAGTTAGTTTTGGTGGCCACCAGATGGTGTGACGTGTACATGTGTACTGTTGTGATTGTTGTATTTGAGGTTGGCATCATCTTAGCTTTCAAGCATTTTatgtcttgtgcatgtgtgtataatttGTGATTATTATATGTGAGGTTCGCATCATCTTAGCATTCAAGCATtttatgttttgtgcatgtgtatctatatatttttGTGATTATTGTATATGGGATTTGCATCATCATTTTAGCATTCAAGCATGTTCATGTCTCGTGCATGTGTATATCTGTGATCATTGTGTGAGAGGTTCACATCATCTTAGCATTCAAGTATTTTATTTCTTCTGCATGTGTTATATTTGTGATTATTCTATGTGGTGTTCACATCATTTTAGCATTCAAGCATCTTTTTTATGTCTTGTGTGTATTCATattacctgactgactgactgatttccATGCGATGTCTTGCGGTGATTTTCATGCGATGCTTGTGTTGCATGCACTACACTTGAATTTCTCTTCTTGAAATGATAAAGTTTTCTGTATTCATCTGCATCCTATTTCCGGTTTGTCAGTTTCTTATTCGTTATCACTGAAGTGGTGATCCCGATTCACATATTCCCGGTTCGTGAGTGTac encodes:
- the LOC143280258 gene encoding serine/threonine-protein kinase WARTS homolog, whose amino-acid sequence is MGSSCSTKKDPNADSATDLLRKELMTIIPSYIIICRQHEQARLAVSRLSDFKRIKKIGSGRFNSVYCVSERRSNKVLAMKEVYRGKLEIYNMEPRLEREHIVLSELKSFWLVEMFRWFETPTKLVMLLEMLPGPSLVRVAKDGAVSPLLLRWYAAEMLMAILAVHRHGFIHRDIKLANFLLSYGHVKLCDFGSCIRFLPPDTANKVFPDVEELQEVPPAHVRVLRQATIRDQQFKPMVPHGTSYYCAPEVIRLATREPSLAPYTYLCDYWSYGVCLYYLSFRRLPFHSDHYVKMV